One window of the Colletotrichum lupini chromosome 9, complete sequence genome contains the following:
- a CDS encoding AMP-binding enzyme, producing MADSVSPKQLPKIDTTMSSFHTESVEDRLLSATATVLNLPRNSIELFDSFSDLGGDRPTAVALRKRCMSLGLGLRTSDILRCQTLAELQTCITPLVQTAPVSKDKDSEGESSTSPSDVFSSSPRRNSACSTSSCDSSNSSDAAPIKSPHSEIEQFIQSTPQIRSAAVIRPKAGFLEGKLVAFLTLASGRISQTSLSSIRLIPQSQMHFAGSQVAAVRLALETSEGSHSVPNSWIVLDQMPSNGEGSVDRRRLQTWIQNINEDMYHQISSLESHELFQEPLTEMERVMQKKVADVLRIPQRQVGMNFSFGQLGGDDISAMMLVAACRTESITVRPEDVHQCPTLGQLASLAYRKNHRTDTWNEESTEGFKLSPIQQLYFDTGIGGRIEQRMGSDGGYRFNQSILLRVKNNSTLEDIHAAIATVVGHHSMLRARFRPGVDGWTQRIIPKVDGSYGFRYHSVSTTEEVMGIIAQSQSSINIETGPVFSVDHFRTHDGQQLVYLLAHHLVVDMMSWRIIIHDLDELLREGTLFSERSMPFQRWNELQEEYISSNPDQLVMPYDLPSGQYGYWGLEDSHNTYAEISVASFTLTPELTAILHTACNQVFKTDMSDIYMAALLLSFSQTFHDRRAPVVWNQEHGREPWSQDIDITETVGWFTSLCPVSMPVDMADDFLHILRKMKDTRRSIPRRGWNYFASRYFGPEAATRSTEGWPFEIMFTYAGSVQQLEREKGVLEQLTIPGRLWSTDAADIGSSVSRIALFEVSAMVDQGSASVQIVYNKNSNHQDKIADWIQMYEHLLYEAIGRLRYRGQELTLSDVPMLDTTYEGLAKLNTDRLVALGLSSARDIEDVLPVTALQQEILISQTQDLETCHNNAIYELSSPNGVLADQAQICTIWQQIVAKYPALRTVFIDSISENGLFDQVILRKCSPDMLFVDAEAGTDPVAVLNALPPMSPTPSNPRHRVSVCKSHASTFLRLDISHALCDRMYNSSKLSMKMLDPSHAACVQYISSARQENSLNFWIGRLQETRPCLFPRLMTVNNNTMQHTNFHIELPVTQIDEFCRSQGISRSTVMRMAWGLVLRAFTGSSQVCFGYRSSGRDTGNAPEGLILSVGAFENTTACTVGLENHKSVATVLKSVEDDSAVCSRHQNVPMSEIQHALGLKGDKLFNTCLSYQEEPHELKSRFSSTRPPMRLSCIQAFNTPDFDVTFSLTLVNGQLVTGVSHRLMTPSQAQNLTNTFGRAVVAIIGSPEGALSSIDLFTDRDYAQLLIRDWGAENTTEPLPGCVHALISQQARLRPDAQAICAWDGELSYRQVGRLVSRLATYLTQWGVRPGVSVPVILDKNKWAVISILAVLKAGGCFVPIDAEDRANVETFVRQLSPKVVIATDMLWKNLEAIVDGVVVVDDTLFEVDFSLEAPLPMAAPNDAACILLSPGSSRGREAKGIIFHHAALSSAFLTQGRALNLNQESRTMQLSSFNVDTALIELLSTLVHGGCVCIPSSVERTSDIVGAARRMEVNWSYMTPVLARKISPAAIPSLRTICFRTRRLDEDTCAPWVAKKKVLLAYGAPDICPLGVSVLEVKKAADLTRVAPPFLGRFWIVNPEDHRRLMPIGAIGELIIESPTLAHRFVPGQPLAHLPQDSDVSLEDGKPRTRYFKTGHRVRYMEDGLLDFVSSGRDDVEINGQVIPVAEVEQKLRRCLGQGVDLAVESIISRDAQPSLAAFVELGEKLFEGSEDLTRITITTKERTYIAKKLIESSLGTSLPSHMMPTIFVPVRHLPVTPSLKVNRRKLQKMVGWLSQEQLQALSSVTSPDEVRVVGIKPLPLTQVEERMRSTWANLLGVEASGIRGNQSFPMLGGQSFLAGQLVVACRKQGLIIALPDVLRGATLTELCQGVTLSSDYALETAEPERNAVPSLGSSSEILFEEQFINDVIAPKLNVERDAINDVAEASATQLKFLETGLLKGSSSLTYFTFSFTGAMQTKKLEAVCICLAKIHPILRTAFVSHERRVYQVAFKSFVPEFKRIEVPTWRVSAMTEKLIKRDQTGSFNLEVPMTKFFFVDAGKQSNLVLRLSGAQYDDASISLLLQHLKSIYIAPSCPPRRATYFDFVRSAQLAHATGAQDHWSSMLDGAKMTQVVAHSRPPPMSTNVKTITQKVSVMSLANLGISFDTIVKSAWAMVLANLSGSGDVLFGEIVEGRHLRLSDGSDVSGTLGPVSNAIPVRVRFAETLSSPLELLKYVHGQRVMSIPFENMGWLEIVEKCTKLPYWTRFSTVVEHRHQDAAKEAAVFNLGTIKCKFSVQEPISRDVYDLHVISTQEDANSGDISITFCENRIPSLFANETLKSLCSSIELLTSVSMLHPLIPSSIDYCAVPPQIPLPQLDMETKPTNAGSSMSEDHRKAVQLSISEIWTKVLDPRSLGVPETQLPNAAFYDLWGSMMPASQLAESLTQELPKSGLPGTHNLSISMEEIMAHPTMAEQFELVARKMRDAKRRTIADVLSPKSHPAWSRGLKRLSTTVIREKASHQSGLSSTSASSSSSVDAYRGPAAQPLPPMDSIAEGAVSGVGSTRTGRPASAVELEGPRRPRLSLAVQHDGSSMESMTTGSSRTDEEGDENREVAENENEDGDVVSPLSVSTAPTPVRESRIRRKAGSVLSRISLVSPHGRDVAGGEVNALRG from the exons ATGGCAGACTCAGTCAGCCCAAAACAACTCCCCAAAATCGACACAACAATGTCGTCATTCCACACAGAGTCTGTTGAAGATAGACTTCTCTCAGCAACTGCCACCGTGCTAAATTTGCCGAGGAATAGCATAGAATTGTTCGACTCCTTCTCAGACTTGGGCGGCGACAGGCCCACAGCTGTCGCCCTCAGGAAAAGGTGCATGAGCCTCGGACTTGGTCTGAGGACGAGCGACATTCTACGCTGTCAAACCTTGGCGGAGCTTCAGACCTGCATCACCCCCTTGGTTCAGACCGCGCCTGTGTCCAAGGACAAGGACTCCGAAGGAGAGAGCAGCACCTCTCCCTCCGATGTCTTCAGCTCAAGTCCCAGACGAAACAGCGCCTGCTCAACTTCCTCGTGCGATTCCAGCAACAGCTCCGATGCGGCACCAATAAAATCACCACATTCCGAAATCGAACAATTCATCCAGTCTACGCCCCAGATTAGGAGTGCAGCCGTCATCAGGCCAAAGGCTGGTTTCCTAGAGGGTAAGCTCGTGGCCTTCTTGACGTTGGCGTCGGGCCGGATATCGCAAACCAGCCTGTCCAGCATCCGACTCATTCCCCAATCACAGATGCACTTCGCCGGAAGCCAGGTCGCAGCTGTCCGACTGGCTCTCGAAACCTCGGAAGGTTCTCATTCTGTGCCAAACTCATGGATCGTGCTTGACCAGATGCCTTCAAACGGAGAGGGCTCCGTCGACCGGAGACGGCTCCAAACATGGATTCAGAACATCAACGAGGACATGTATCACCAAATATCCAGTCTCGAGTCTCACGAGCTCTTCCAGGAGCCCTTGACCGAGATGGAACGAGTTATGCAAAAGAAGGTCGCCGATGTTCTCCGCATACCACAACGGCAAGTCGGCATGAACTTCTCATTCGGTCAACTCGGCGGCGATGACATTTCCGCCATGATGCTCGTTGCGGCATGTCGGACCGAGTCCATCACGGTGAGACCCGAGGACGTTCACCAATGCCCTACTTTGGGGCAACTAGCATCACTCGCATACCGAAAAAACCACCGCACCGACACATGGAACGAGGAATCCACGGAAGGCTTCAAGCTGTCGCCAATACAACAGCTTTATTTCGATACCGGCATTGGCGGTCGCATCGAGCAACGAATGGGATCAGACGGGGGCTACCGGTTCAACCAAAGCATATTGCTTCGCGTCAAGAACAACTCGACGTTGGAAGATATCCACGCCGCCATTGCTACCGTAGTTGGCCATCACTCTATGCTACGCGCTCGTTTCCGGCCTGGCGTAGATGGCTGGACACAGCGGATCATTCCAAAAGTCGACGGGTCTTATGGGTTCCGCTATCACTCGGTGAGCACGACGGAGGAGGTCATGGGCATTATCGCACAGTCACAGTCGAGCATTAACATCGAGACCGGGCCGGTCTTCTCAGTCGACCACTTCCGCACTCATGACGGCCAGCAGCTTGTTTACTTGCTCGCTCATCATCTGGTCGTAGACATGATGTCGTGGCGCATCATCATTCATGATCTTGATGAGCTACTACGAGAGGGCACACTGTTCTCTGAGCGTTCCATGCCGTTTCAACGGTGGAATGAGCTTCAAGAAGAATACATCAGCAGCAACCCGGATCAGCTAGTGATGCCTTACGACTTGCCCAGCGGCCAGTACGGATACTGGGGTCTCGAGGACTCACACAACACCTACGCCGAAATCTCAGTCGCCAGCTTCACTCTCACCCCGGAACTTACAGCAATTCTTCACACAGCATGCAACCAGGTCTTCAAGACTGACATGTCAGATATCTACATGGCGGCACTCCTCCTTTCATTCAGCCAGACATTTCACGATCGTAGAGCACCCGTGGTGTGGAATCAAGAGCACGGCAGAGAACCTTGGAGTCAAGACATTGACATCACAGAGACCGTCGGTTGGTTCACGTCACTGTGCCCTGTGTCTATGCCAGTTGACATGGCCGACGACTTCCTTCACATCTTGCGCAAGATGAAAGATACGAGACGATCAATACCTCGTCGTGGGTGGAACTACTTTGCATCTCGATATTTTGGCCCCGAGGCCGCGACTCGAAGCACCGAAGGTTGGCCTTTCGAAATCATGTTCACGTATGCAGGGTCGGTTCAACAACTCGAGCGGGAGAAGGGCGTTCTTGAGCAACTCACCATTCCTGGAAGGCTGTGGTCAACAGATGCCGCCGACATTGGCTCGAGCGTGTCTAGGATTGCTCTATTCGAGGTCTCCGCCATGGTCGACCAAGGCTCGGCTTCCGTTCAGATCGTCTATAACAAGAACTCCAACCACCAGGATAAGATTGCTGACTGGATTCAAATGTATGAGCACCTGCTATACGAAGCCATCGGCAGGTTGCGATACCGTGGCCAAGAACTCACTCTGTCTGATGTCCCAATGCTCGACACGACGTACGAGGGCCTGGCGAAACTCAATACCGACCGATTGGTTGCACTCGGCTTATCTAGTGCTCGGGATATCGAGGACGTCTTACCCGTCACAGCGCTGCAGCAGGAGATCCTCATCAGTCAAACCCAAGATTTGGAGACCTGCCACAACAACGCCATCTACGAGTTATCATCGCCGAACGGAGTCTTGGCCGACCAGGCTCAAATTTGCACCATTTGGCAGCAGATCGTAGCCAAGTACCCTGCTCTGAGGACTGTCTTCATAGACAGCATTTCCGAGAATGGTTTATTCGACCAAGTCATCCTGCGGAAGTGCTCACCAGATATGCTTTTTGTCGACGCAGAAGCAGGAACAGACCCTGTGGCTGTTCTCAATGCCTTGCCACCGATGAGTCCGACGCCGTCTAACCCGCGCCACCGAGTGTCAGTGTGCAAGTCGCACGCGAGCACTTTTCTGAGGCTTGACATTAGCCACGCCCTATGTGAT AGAATGTACAACTCAAGCAAGCTGTCTATGAAGATGCTTGACCCATCGCATGCTGCTTGCGTTCAATACATCTCATCTGCTCGGCAAGAAAACAGCCTCAACTTCTGGATCGGCCGCCTTCAAGAGACCCGGCCATGCTTGTTCCCACGCCTGATGACAGTAAACAACAACACCATGCAACACACAAACTTTCATATTGAATTGCCGGTGACTCAGATCGACGAATTTTGTCGATCGCAAGGCATCAGTCGATCGACTGTGATGCGCATGGCCTGGGGGCTTGTTCTACGCGCCTTCACCGGTTCTAGCCAAGTCTGCTTTGGCTACCGCTCATCAGGCCGAGATACAGGAAACGCCCCCGAGGGCTTGATTCTTTCGGTCGGCGCGTTCGAAAACACCACAGCCTGTACAGTCGGGCTCGAAAATCACAAGTCCGTCGCAACAGTCCTCAAATCCGTCGAAGATGATTCTGCTGTTTGCAGCCGGCATCAGAACGTACCAATGTCGGAAATTCAGCACGCGTTGGGTCTCAAGGGCGACAAGCTCTTCAACACGTGTCTGTCATACCAAGAAGAGCCTCACGAGCTAAAGAGCCGGTTTAGCTCTACGCGTCCCCCCATGAGGCTCTCCTGCATTCAGGCTTTCAACACCCCCGACTTCGACGTTACATTTTCTTTGACCCTCGTGAACGGTCAGCTTGTCACAGGAGTCTCTCACAGGCTCATGACTCCTTCCCAAGCTCAGAACCTTACGAATACTTTTGGGCGTGCTGTTGTCGCCATAATCGGAAGCCCGGAAGGCGCGCTCAGCAGTATCGACCTTTTCACCGACAGAGACTATGCCCAGTTACTGATCCGGGACTGGGGAGCCGAGAATACGACCGAGCCTTTACCTGGCTGTGTCCACGCCCTGATTTCTCAACAAGCACGACTTCGACCAGATGCTCAGGCGATCTGCGCCTGGGATGGCGAGCTCTCGTATAGACAGGTCGGCCGCCTTGTTTCCCGCCTAGCCACGTATCTTACTCAATGGGGTGTTCGCCCCGGCGTTTCTGTTCCCGTCATTCTCGACAAGAACAAGTGGGCGGTCATCAGCATCCTGGCCGTGTTGAAGGCTGGTGGCTGCTTTGTTCCCATTGACGCCGAGGATCGAGCCAATGTTGAGACGTTCGTCCGCCAGCTTTCGCCCAAGGTCGTCATCGCAACGGACATGCTCTGGAAGAATCTGGAGGCCATTGTCGATGGAGTCGTAGTTGTGGATGATACGCTTTTTGAAGTTGACTTCTCTCTGGAGGCGCCTTTGCCCATGGCCGCGCCCAATGATGCCGCATGCATTCTTCTTTCTCCAGGCTCGTCCCGAGGCAGGGAGGCAAAGGGAATCATCTTCCATCATGCAGCCCTTTCTTCAGCATTCCTCACACAAGGTCGCGCTCTTAATCTTAACCAGGAGAGTCGTACAATGCAGCTATCGTCTTTCAATGTCGATACCGCCTTGATTGAGCTACTGTCGACGTTGGTGCATGGCGGTTGTGTgtgtatcccttcttccgttgAGAGAACCAGCGATATCGTCGGCGCTGCTCGAAGGATGGAAGTCAACTGGTCTTACATGACACCAGTCCTGGCACGGAAGATTTCACCCGCTGCGATCCCCAGCCTGAGGACCATCTGCTTCAGAACGCGACGTCTGGACGAAGATACTTGCGCGCCCTGGGTGGCTAAGAAGAAAGTCCTGCTGGCCTACGGTGCTCCTGATATCTGCCCTCTTGGTGTTTCCGTCTTGGAGGTCAAGAAAGCTGCCGATCTCACCCGAGTCGCGCCTCCATTCCTCGGGAGGTTCTGGATTGTCAACCCTGAAGATCATCGTAGGCTGATGCCCATCGGTGCCATTGGCGAACTCATCATCGAGAGTCCCACATTGGCGCATCGATTTGTCCCCGGCCAGCCCTTGGCGCATCTTCCCCAGGACTCCGATGTGTCACTCGAGGATGGCAAACCTCGGACACGTTACTTCAAGACGGGCCATCGCGTCCGATACATGGAGGATGGTTTGCTTGACTTCGTCTCCAGTGGCCGTGACGACGTTGAGATCAACGGGCAAGTCATTCCAGTTGCTGAAGTCGAGCAGAAGCTCCGCCGATGTCTCGGCCAAGGCGTGGATCTCGCCGTTGAATCCATCATCAGCCGCGATGCGCAACCGTCCCTTGCCGCTTTTGTCGAGCTTGGAGAGAAGTTATTTGAAGGATCGGAGGACCTTACGAGGATTACAATCACCACCAAGGAGCGCACCTATATTGCGAAGAAGCTCATTGAGTCCTCGTTGGGAACTAGTCTGCCCTCACACATGATGCCAACCATTTTTGTTCCTGTTAGACACCTTCCCGTCACACCGTCATTGAAGGTCAACCGTCGCAAGCTCCAGAAGATGGTCGGTTGGCTGTCGCAAGAACAGTTACAGGCTCTCTCCTCGGTCACATCGCCCGATGAAGTCCGCGTGGTGGGCATCAAGCCTCTTCCGCTGACCCAGGTTGAGGAGCGCATGAGATCGACCTGGGCGAATCTCCTGGGAGTAGAGGCTTCAGGCATTCGAGGCAATCAGAGCTTCCCTATGCTGGGCGGCCAGAGCTTTCTCGCAGGCCAACTGGTAGTCGCATGCCGCAAACAGGGACTCATCATTGCTCTGCCGGATGTCCTGCGTGGCGCCACTCTCACAGAGCTTTGCCAAGGCGTAACACTGAGCTCAGACTACGCTCTCGAGACTGCGGAACCGGAACGCAATGCTGTTCCATCCCTGGGATCCTCCTCGGAGATCCTTTTCGAGGAGCAGTTCATCAACGATGTGATTGCTCCGAAGCTCAATGTCGAACGAGACGCCATTAACGATGTCGCAGAAGCCTCTGCTACTCAACTCAAGTTTCTCGAGACCGGCCTACTCAAAGGGAGCTCAAGCCTCACTTACTTCACCTTCAGCTTCACCGGTGCAATGCAGACGAAGAAGCTGGAGGCCGTCTGCATCTGTCTCGCAAAGATCCACCCAATCCTCCGGACCGCATTTGTCTCCCACGAGAGGCGGGTCTACCAAGTTGCCTTTAAGTCTTTCGTCCCAGAGTTCAAAAGGATCGAAGTCCCGACATGGAGGGTATCGGCGATGACGGAGAAGTTGATCAAGAGGGATCAGACTGGCTCATTCAACTTGGAAGTTCCCATGACCAAGTTCTTCTTCGTCGATGCTGGAAAGCAGTCCAATCTTGTCTTGCGACTTTCTGGAGCGCAGTACGACGACGCTTCCATCTCGCTTTTGCTGCAGCACTTGAAGAGCATTTACATTGCGCCGTCCTGTCCGCCACGGAGGGCGACCTACTTTGACTTTGTGCGCTCTGCTCAATTGGCTCATGCTACTGGTGCACAAGATCACTGGTCTTCCATGCTGGATGGCGCCAAGATGACTCAGGTTGTTGCCCACAGCAGGCCACCGCCAATGAGCACGAACGTCAAGACGATCACTCAGAAGGTCTCGGTTATGTCCTTGGCCAACTTGGGCATCTCATTTGACACTATTGTCAAGTCAGCTTGGGCCATGGTCCTAGCTAACCTTTCCGGCTCAGGCGACGTTCTCTTTGGTGAGATTGTCGAGGGAAGACACCTTAGACTGTCGGATGGATCCGATGTTTCTGGCACCCTTGGCCCAGTATCAAACGCCATTCCAGTCCGCGTCCGATTTGCAGAGACTCTGAGCAGCCCCCTCGAGCTCCTCAAGTATGTTCACGGCCAACGTGTTATGAGCATTCCGTTCGAGAACATGGGCTGGCTCGAGATCGTCGAGAAGTGCACCAAGCTCCCGTACTGGACGCGCTTCAGCACAGTCGTCGAGCACCGCCATCAGGATGCCGCCAAGGAGGCAGCAGTCTTCAACCTCGGTACCATCAAGTGCAAGTTCAGCGTTCAGGAACCCATCAGCAGGGACGTGTACGATCTTCACGTCATTTCCACGCAAGAAGATGCAAACAGCGGCGACATCTCCATCACCTTCTGCGAGAACCGCATCCCGAGTTTGTTTGCCAATGAGACGCTAAAATCACTCTGCTCTAGCATCGAGCTTCTCACCTCGGTTTCTATGCTTCACCCGCTCATCCCCTCCTCGATCGACTACTGTGCCGTTCCGCCCCAAATTCCCTTGCCTCAGCTGGACATGGAGACGAAGCCGACCAATGCAGGCTCCAGCATGTCTGAAGACCACCGCAAAGCCGTGCAGCTCAGCATCTCAGAAATTTGGACAAAGGTGCTAGATCCTAGGTCACTCGGTGTTCCCGAAACACAGCTTCCCAACGCGGCGTTCTACGATCTTTGGGGTAGCATGATGCCCGCATCCCAACTCGCCGAGTCTCTCACCCAGGAGCTGCCCAAATCAGGTCTTCCCGGGACTCACAACCTGTCAATCTCGATGGAAGAAATCATGGCGCACCCTACAATGGCGGAGCAATTCGAGCTTGTGGCCCGCAAGATGCGCGACGCCAAGAGAAGGACCATTGCCGACGTCCTCTCGCCAAAGTCCCACCCGGCATGGAGTCGCGGGCTGAAGCGACTTAGCACAACGGTGATTCGTGAAAAAGCGTCTCACCAGAGCGGGTTGAGCAGCACGAGTGCCAGCTCGTCTAGCTCGGTGGACGCTTATCGCGGCCCGGCCGCACAGCCACTACCGCCTATGGACTCTATCGCCGAGGGTGCCGTCAGCGGTGTAGGCAGCACTCGCACGGGGAGACCAGCGTCGGCTGTTGAGCTGGAGGGCCCGAGGAGGCCGAGGCTGAGCCTTGCGGTTCAGCATGACGGGAGCAGCATGGAGAGCATGACGACTGGTAGCAGTCGAACGGACGAGGAGGGTGATGAGAATCGCGAGGTTGCGGAGAATGAGAATGAAGACGGCGATGTAGTTAGTCCTTTGAGTGTGTCGACTGCCCCGACTCCGGTCCGGGAGAGCAGGATACGGAGAAAGGCGGGGAGTGTACTGAGCAGGATCAGCCTCGTGAGTCCT CATGGCCGGGACGTCGCGGgcggagaggttaacgccttGAGAGGCTAG
- a CDS encoding O-methyltransferase produces the protein MEAIAAEASLELRKLAVDLLNEVDAYDTANVLNPKSDRNFKSSIIQRAQAIIDKLEDTPRERAMNDCIKVGEMTAKQLFNAWGVFQKIPVQGSISYKELANIVGCELQLLVRLAWMLNSTGILKQVGEDAVAHTEKSKMFINDNPDGDLTRIVFVHGMVSYAQFEKYFHAYGLQEPRGRTHVPYTFAYGQPEKNVWEVSLQNPDDKRIFLRSMKAMGMLLPACGVYDFSWISDAAHSGPADRPLFVDVGGGSGHAMRIICDDYDIPFDRCVLQDLDTVIGEVAQSQDSIASLGTKLMAIDFHKEQPVKGALVYYIRYCLHDYSDDLVVEILACIASAMAQDSRLLIAEQVTPNPPSAHTAAIDLLMLSVGGKERPRQVWKDVLAKAGLGRVEFWTSPGNPHGIIECFKRS, from the exons ATGGAGGCAATCGCGGCCGAAGCCTCTTTGGAGCTCAGAAAGCTCGCGGTGGATCTGCTCAATGAAGTGGATGCGTATGACACAGCCAACGTCTTGAATCCCAAGAGCGATCGCAACTTCAAGTCTAGTATTATCCAAAGAGCACAAGCCATCATCGACAAGCTCGAGGACACTCCACGGGAGAGGGCTATGAATGATTGCATCAAGGTCGGCGAGATGACTGCAAAGCAGCTCTTCAATGCCTGGGGGGTCTTCCAAAAGATCCCAGTACAGGGTTCAATTTCATACAAGGAGTTGGCTAATATTGTTGGATGTGAGCTGCAGCTGCTCG TTCGCCTCGCGTGGATGTTGAACTCCACTGGCATCCTGAAGCAAGTCGGTGAGGATGCTGTGGCCCATACTGAAAAGTCCAAAATGTTCATCAATGACAACCCGGACGGGGATCTCACCAGAATCGT CTTCGTACATGGCATGGTTTCATACGCCCAGTTCGAGAAGTACTTCCATGCCTACGGGCTCCAAGAACCACGAGGCCGAACACACGTTCCATACACCTTTGCGTACGGCCAGCCAGAGAAGAACGTTTGGGAGGTCTCTCTCCAGAATCCTGATGACAAGAGGATTTTTTTGCGTTCAATGAAGGCAATGGGAATGCTTCTTCCGGCCTGTGGCGTCTACGACTTCTCCTGGATCTCAGATGCCGCGCACTCAGGACCAGCTGACAGGCCCCTTTTTGTTGATGTTGGAGGCGGTAGCGGTCATGCCATGAGGATTATCTGCGACGACTATGATATACCATTCGATCGATGCGTTCTCCAAGATCTTGACACAGTCATCGGCGAGGTCGCCCAATCTCAAGATTCTATTGCCTCACTAGGAACGAAGTTGATGGCAATTGATTTTCACAAGGAACAGCCAGTCAAAG GCGCACTTGTGTACTATATTCGTTATTGTCTTCATGATTACAGTGATGACTTGGTGGTGGAGATCCTGGCCTGTATCGCAAGCGCCATGGCGCAGGATAGTCGTCTGTTGATCGCGGAGCAAGTCACGCCGAACCCGCCCTCGGCTCATACGGCAGCCATTGATCTTTTGATGCTGAGTGTCGGCGGTAAGGAACGGCCGAGACAGGTGTGGAAAGATGTTCTCGCCAAGGCCGGGCTGGGAAGAGTCGAGTTTTGGACATCACCGGGCAACCCGCATGGCATTATTGAGTGCTTCAAGAGATCTTGA
- a CDS encoding NmrA-like family protein: MANRRIFVIGATGAQGLPVCRGLAKDGGYSLRVLTRDSSSVRAKELLKLGDVEFIEGTFANEDDLRKGFAGCWGAFINIDGFNCGEKAETYWTIRCYELAVELGIKFFVFGNLDYVYKKSGYNPNFRCGHYDGKGRLAEWMLQQRKGNNMGVAIFTTGPYIEMTISSKTIMTPRVENGIVTWRVPLGAGAVPHVALDDCEYYARWLFDHPERSDGMDLEVSIDHIHYEDLAKAFEKVTGKPAQYIDTPMDVYFDNFPISSQPAGYNADPTDPATMSVRENFSGFWTMWTNSGGNKGVIQRDYALLDEIHPERIKTAEEFFRRESEKRRLAGLGELFEVIEANNLASILKLGEDNRKGKL; encoded by the coding sequence ATGGCAAACCGCCGTATCTTCGTCATTGGTGCCACTGGTGCCCAAGGTCTCCCCGTCTGTCGAGGTCTTGCCAAGGATGGAGGCTACAGTCTGCGCGTATTGACGCGTGACTCCAGCTCTGTGAGGGCGAAAGAACTCTTGAAACTCGGAGATGTTGAGTTCATTGAGGGAACTTTCGCCAACGAAGATGACCTACGCAAGGGATTCGCCGGATGCTGGGGTGCTTTCATCAACATCGATGGCTTCAACTGCGGCGAGAAGGCAGAGACCTACTGGACGATCCGCTGTTACGAGCTGGCGGTGGAGCTCGGGATCAAATTCTTCGTCTTTGGAAATCTCGACTACGTTTATAAGAAGAGTGGCTATAACCCAAACTTTCGGTGCGGACACTACGACGGCAAGGGACGCCTGGCCGAGTGGATGCTACAGCAGAGAAAGGGCAATAACATGGGTGTCGCCATCTTTACTACCGGCCCCTACATTGAGATGACAATCTCTTCCAAGACGATCATGACGCCACGGGTCGAGAATGGGATTGTCACATGGAGAGTACCTCTTGGTGCAGGCGCAGTTCCCCACGTTGCCCTCGATGATTGCGAATACTACGCCCGTTGGCTCTTCGACCACCCCGAAAGATCTGATGGGATGGATCTGGAGGTGTCCATTGACCATATTCACTACGAGGACCTAGCAAAAGCGTTTGAAAAGGTCACGGGAAAGCCAGCTCAGTACATTGACACCCCCATGGACGTCTATTTCGACAATTTCCCAATCTCCAGCCAACCTGCGGGTTACAACGCTGATCCCACAGACCCGGCGACTATGTCAGTTAGAGAAAACTTCTCGGGCTTCTGGACAATGTGGACAAACTCTGGGGGCAACAAGGGCGTCATTCAACGTGACTACGCGCTCTTGGACGAGATTCACCCAGAGAGAATCAAGACGGCGGAGGAGTTCTTCCGCAGAGAGAGTGAGAAACGTCGCCTCGCTGGTCTTGGGGAGCTTTTTGAAGTCATTGAGGCAAACAACCTTGCATCCATTCTGAAGCTTGGCGAGGATAACCGCAAGGGGAAGTTGTAG